GGAGTTGGTTTATTGCCGGAGCCAACAAAACCTGTTACCCCCGGCGTGTTCCGAACCACGTACCAGGAATCTTCATCCAACAGCATTTCCACCAAAATATAACCGGGAAAAACGCGGCGCTCTATGGTTCGGCGTTGGCCGTCCCTCAGTTCAACCTCTTCTTCGGTGGGCACAACCACCTGAAAGATTTTATCCTGCATACTCATCGACTCAATGCGATGATACAAGTTTTTCTGCACCTTGTTTTCATAACCTGAATAGCTGTGGATAACGTACCATTCCGTGCCTTCAGGTCGAGGCGTTTCTTCTTCTGTACTCTCTGCATCAGGAGCAGCTTCCTCATCGCCGTTTGTTTCAGGCCCAGGCGTTTCTTGCTCTGGAACGTCAGCAGATGAAACGTCGGCTGTGTCGTCTATAGGAACGTCGTCGGTAGATTGATCCTCTGCTTCGATGATATTTTCTTCTACAAGCTTTTGTTCTTCAGTCATAACTCAAAAAACGCCCCAAGCCGGTTACTCTTGCTGTCCATTAAAATAAAACGCGGCCACTCCACCCAGAAATAGAATAGTGGCAATGCCAATCCAAACAATGTCAC
This genomic interval from Anaerolineae bacterium contains the following:
- the nusG gene encoding transcription termination/antitermination protein NusG, whose product is MTEEQKLVEENIIEAEDQSTDDVPIDDTADVSSADVPEQETPGPETNGDEEAAPDAESTEEETPRPEGTEWYVIHSYSGYENKVQKNLYHRIESMSMQDKIFQVVVPTEEEVELRDGQRRTIERRVFPGYILVEMLLDEDSWYVVRNTPGVTGFVGSGNKPTPLRQDEVDKIIKRMDAEVPKIKVSFKVGQKVRIVEGPFEDFMGTVDDIDVERARVKVLVNFFGRETPIELDFLQVERV